The Congregibacter litoralis KT71 genome contains a region encoding:
- a CDS encoding phosphatase domain-containing protein, whose product MTGAWARDLDQDLQAICDWGACGLITLMETDELVSLGVPDLGGRSNAHSLSWWHMPIVDVSIPTKEFEMIWHESWWQMVNLLSAEENLVIHCRGGLGRTGLVAARILVDLGLSPDVAIKRVRSARPGAIETTEQKRYVLDKVWDRFTTIAHD is encoded by the coding sequence ATGACCGGCGCCTGGGCTCGCGACCTTGATCAAGACTTGCAGGCGATCTGCGACTGGGGCGCATGCGGGTTGATCACATTGATGGAAACCGATGAACTGGTTTCTCTGGGCGTGCCGGACCTTGGGGGGCGTTCTAATGCTCATAGTCTGAGCTGGTGGCATATGCCGATTGTTGATGTTTCGATACCAACGAAAGAATTTGAGATGATTTGGCATGAATCCTGGTGGCAGATGGTTAATTTATTGAGCGCTGAAGAAAATCTTGTCATTCACTGCCGGGGCGGTTTAGGCAGAACAGGTTTAGTCGCGGCACGCATTCTTGTCGACCTCGGACTGTCACCCGATGTGGCAATAAAACGGGTGCGTTCGGCGCGGCCAGGGGCGATAGAAACAACCGAGCAAAAACGCTATGTCCTTGATAAAGTCTGGGATCGATTTACTACGATTGCACATGATTGA
- a CDS encoding ADP-ribosylglycohydrolase family protein: protein MLISVDIKDRGLGALLGLAVGDALGTTLEFKSPGTFEPISDMMGGGPFGLKPGQWTDDTSMALCLAASLIESEGFDATDQMQRYCRWWHEGYLSSTGTCFDIGNTVLGALFKFEQTGDPMAGSVDPQTAGNGSLMRLAPIPLFYANSPSAAIERAAQMSRTTHGADEAVDACRYYTGLIVGALNGQSKDALCGSYWHPSKDFWDPADLASKVAEVAGGSFKRKPAGSIRGTGYVVDAIEAALWAFWSTTNFRDGALAAVNLGDDADTTGAIYGQLAGAHYGCAGIPLEWVERLHACEHLTELAERLLVAGEMHRSLSL, encoded by the coding sequence GTGCTAATAAGCGTCGATATCAAAGACCGTGGTCTGGGCGCGTTACTGGGACTCGCGGTGGGCGATGCGCTGGGGACAACCCTGGAATTTAAGTCGCCGGGTACCTTCGAGCCCATCAGCGACATGATGGGCGGTGGGCCTTTCGGTCTTAAGCCAGGGCAATGGACTGACGACACGTCGATGGCGCTGTGCCTTGCAGCGAGTCTGATTGAGAGTGAAGGCTTTGATGCTACCGATCAGATGCAGCGGTACTGTCGTTGGTGGCACGAAGGATATCTAAGCAGCACCGGAACCTGTTTTGATATTGGCAACACCGTACTCGGCGCGCTTTTTAAGTTTGAGCAGACGGGGGATCCTATGGCGGGGTCTGTAGATCCACAAACCGCTGGCAATGGCAGTTTGATGCGCTTAGCGCCAATACCACTGTTCTATGCGAACTCCCCCTCGGCGGCGATTGAACGCGCAGCGCAGATGTCTCGTACCACCCATGGCGCGGATGAAGCCGTTGATGCCTGCCGTTATTACACGGGACTAATTGTGGGTGCCCTCAATGGACAATCAAAAGATGCCTTGTGCGGTAGCTATTGGCATCCCTCAAAGGATTTCTGGGACCCGGCCGACCTCGCAAGCAAGGTCGCTGAAGTGGCAGGAGGCTCCTTCAAGCGCAAACCCGCCGGCTCCATCCGTGGGACAGGCTACGTTGTCGATGCCATCGAAGCGGCGCTTTGGGCTTTTTGGAGCACCACAAACTTTCGAGATGGAGCCTTGGCCGCTGTGAATCTTGGAGACGATGCTGATACGACCGGTGCTATTTATGGACAATTGGCAGGAGCCCACTACGGATGTGCGGGTATTCCTCTGGAATGGGTAGAACGACTGCATGCGTGCGAGCACCTGACTGAACTAGCCGAGAGGCTACTTGTGGCTGGGGAGATGCATAGGTCGCTATCACTATGA
- a CDS encoding PD-(D/E)XK nuclease family protein, which translates to MKFPSMPPFNINSNTDRLLKRDFDSVRGFGPHPFMVHHGLDNLKPFEHPDLERWMSSLHFGSGDDYFSVVHDETNIRFGGGIDDIWEHVTTGQLHIVDYKSTSNQSKDPKPVSLAGKWKEGYKRQIEMYQWILRRKGFDVSDTAYFVYVDGLHVGMSGMLEENPRYASMRFATSLLVYVGDDSWVEDTLTEAKFILEGSECPDHDVDCEYWPFISQVYDCLC; encoded by the coding sequence GTGAAGTTTCCGAGCATGCCGCCGTTTAACATCAACTCCAACACGGATCGGTTGCTTAAACGGGACTTTGATAGCGTTCGAGGATTTGGTCCTCACCCGTTTATGGTTCATCACGGCTTGGACAACCTGAAGCCATTTGAACACCCCGATCTTGAACGTTGGATGAGTTCGCTTCACTTCGGGTCGGGCGACGACTACTTCAGCGTCGTCCACGACGAAACGAATATCCGCTTTGGCGGTGGCATCGACGATATCTGGGAGCATGTGACCACGGGACAGCTTCACATCGTCGATTACAAAAGCACCTCCAATCAGTCAAAGGATCCAAAGCCAGTGTCTCTGGCCGGAAAATGGAAGGAGGGGTATAAGCGCCAGATAGAGATGTACCAGTGGATCCTGCGACGTAAAGGATTCGACGTGTCAGACACGGCCTATTTTGTATACGTCGATGGCCTGCATGTGGGTATGAGTGGGATGCTGGAAGAGAATCCGCGCTATGCATCGATGCGATTCGCTACATCGTTATTGGTGTATGTGGGTGACGACAGCTGGGTCGAAGATACCTTGACGGAAGCCAAATTCATTCTGGAAGGCTCGGAATGTCCAGATCACGATGTTGACTGCGAGTACTGGCCTTTTATCTCGCAGGTATACGATTGCCTGTGCTAA